In Falco biarmicus isolate bFalBia1 chromosome 5, bFalBia1.pri, whole genome shotgun sequence, a single genomic region encodes these proteins:
- the TIGAR gene encoding fructose-2,6-bisphosphatase TIGAR isoform X1 — MVRFGLTVVRHGETRYNKDKILQGQGVDEPLSATGFRQADAAGLFLSNVKFTHVFSSDLLRAKQTAATILGKNKFCRDLEIKYDARLRERKYGVAEGRPLTDLKAMAKAAGEQCPSFTPSGGETLDEVRERARDFFEFLCQLVVELEQKEQDTHGAASRSSGTSEEQLVFPWTDHCSEAEHSSDNGGASKILDANILVVSHGAYMRNWLGYFVSDLNCTLPTNLTKSQLSSVSPNTGVSHFVIKLENGNLLKPEVTCVCLNQDSHLVDVGAECVAQKMF, encoded by the exons ATGGTTCGCTTCGGGCTGACCGTCGTCCGGCA TGGAGAAACAAGATACAACAAAGACAAGATACTGCAAG gtCAAGGAGTAGATGAGCCGCTCTCTGCAACTGGCTTCAGACAAGCAGATGCTGCTGGTTTATTTCTCAGTAACGTGAAGTTTACTCATGTCTTTTCAAGTGACCTCCTCCGAGCAAAGCAG ACTGCTGCCACAATTctaggaaaaaataagttttgcaGAGATTTGGAAATCAAGTATGATGCAAGACTTCGAGAAAGA AAATACGGTGTTGCAGAAGGAAGGCCTTTGACTGACCTCAAGGCTATGGCAAAGGCTGCTGGAGAGCAGTGTCCTTCATTCACGCCTTCTGGAGGAGAAACACTGGATGAA GTAAGAGAACGTGCAAGGGATTTTTTTGAATTTCTGTGTCAGCTAGTGGTTGAATTGGAACAGAAGGAGCAAGACACGCatggtgctgccagcagaagcTCAGGAACATCTGAAGAACAGTTAGTTTTCCCTTGGACAGACCACTGCAGTGAAGCAGAACATAGCTCTGATAACGGTGGAGCCTCTAAAATATTAGATGCCAATATATTAGTGGTGAGTCATGGAGCCTACATGAGGAACTGGCTTGGTTATTTTGTTTCGGATCTCAACTGTACTTTACCAACAAATTTAACAAAGTCTCAGTTGTCTTCTGTCAGTCCCAACACAGGAGTTAGTCACTTTGTTATAAaacttgaaaatggaaatttgttAAAACCTGAAGTCACATGTGTTTGTCTTAATCAAGACTCTCACTTAGTGGATGTAGGAGCTGAATGTGTAgctcaaaaaatgttttaa
- the TIGAR gene encoding fructose-2,6-bisphosphatase TIGAR isoform X2, with protein MVRFGLTVVRHGETRYNKDKILQGQGVDEPLSATGFRQADAAGLFLSNVKFTHVFSSDLLRAKQKYGVAEGRPLTDLKAMAKAAGEQCPSFTPSGGETLDEVRERARDFFEFLCQLVVELEQKEQDTHGAASRSSGTSEEQLVFPWTDHCSEAEHSSDNGGASKILDANILVVSHGAYMRNWLGYFVSDLNCTLPTNLTKSQLSSVSPNTGVSHFVIKLENGNLLKPEVTCVCLNQDSHLVDVGAECVAQKMF; from the exons ATGGTTCGCTTCGGGCTGACCGTCGTCCGGCA TGGAGAAACAAGATACAACAAAGACAAGATACTGCAAG gtCAAGGAGTAGATGAGCCGCTCTCTGCAACTGGCTTCAGACAAGCAGATGCTGCTGGTTTATTTCTCAGTAACGTGAAGTTTACTCATGTCTTTTCAAGTGACCTCCTCCGAGCAAAGCAG AAATACGGTGTTGCAGAAGGAAGGCCTTTGACTGACCTCAAGGCTATGGCAAAGGCTGCTGGAGAGCAGTGTCCTTCATTCACGCCTTCTGGAGGAGAAACACTGGATGAA GTAAGAGAACGTGCAAGGGATTTTTTTGAATTTCTGTGTCAGCTAGTGGTTGAATTGGAACAGAAGGAGCAAGACACGCatggtgctgccagcagaagcTCAGGAACATCTGAAGAACAGTTAGTTTTCCCTTGGACAGACCACTGCAGTGAAGCAGAACATAGCTCTGATAACGGTGGAGCCTCTAAAATATTAGATGCCAATATATTAGTGGTGAGTCATGGAGCCTACATGAGGAACTGGCTTGGTTATTTTGTTTCGGATCTCAACTGTACTTTACCAACAAATTTAACAAAGTCTCAGTTGTCTTCTGTCAGTCCCAACACAGGAGTTAGTCACTTTGTTATAAaacttgaaaatggaaatttgttAAAACCTGAAGTCACATGTGTTTGTCTTAATCAAGACTCTCACTTAGTGGATGTAGGAGCTGAATGTGTAgctcaaaaaatgttttaa